One part of the Thermus thermamylovorans genome encodes these proteins:
- a CDS encoding DUF3467 domain-containing protein, producing MSEMKLDIQIDKDTAFGRYTNLALIAHTKNEFILDFALLQPQGGAMVVSRVITSPQHAKALLRSLAENVARYEEAFGPIPEPVAEGQA from the coding sequence ATGAGCGAGATGAAGCTGGACATCCAGATCGACAAGGACACCGCTTTCGGCCGCTACACCAACCTGGCCCTGATCGCCCACACCAAGAACGAGTTCATCCTGGACTTCGCCCTTCTGCAGCCCCAGGGGGGGGCCATGGTGGTGAGCCGGGTGATCACCAGCCCGCAGCACGCCAAGGCCCTCCTCAGGAGCCTGGCGGAGAACGTGGCCCGCTACGAGGAGGCCTTCGGTCCCATCCCCGAGCCGGTGGCGGAAGGCCAGGCCTGA
- a CDS encoding adenine phosphoribosyltransferase encodes METYPITIGGVTRHVPLIEPLPGRRIPLVEFLGDPELVRAAARALRPLVPEGTEVFFTTETSPIPLTHVLAEEMGLPYVVARRRRRPYMEDPIIQEVQTLTLGVGEVLWLDRRFAEKLLNQRVTLVSDVVSSGETMRAMERMVGRAGGRVVGRLAAFRQGSPALEVHTVAELPVL; translated from the coding sequence ATGGAGACCTATCCCATCACCATCGGCGGCGTCACCCGCCACGTGCCCCTTATCGAACCCCTGCCGGGGCGGCGCATCCCCCTGGTAGAGTTCCTGGGAGACCCCGAGCTGGTGCGGGCGGCGGCCCGGGCCTTGAGGCCCCTGGTGCCCGAGGGCACCGAGGTCTTCTTCACCACGGAAACCAGCCCCATCCCCCTCACCCACGTCCTGGCCGAGGAGATGGGCTTGCCCTACGTGGTGGCCCGCAGGCGGCGCCGCCCCTACATGGAGGACCCCATCATCCAGGAGGTGCAGACCCTGACCCTGGGGGTAGGGGAGGTGCTCTGGCTGGACCGGCGCTTTGCCGAGAAGCTTCTGAACCAGCGGGTGACCCTGGTCTCCGACGTGGTCTCCAGCGGGGAGACCATGCGGGCCATGGAGCGGATGGTGGGGCGGGCGGGAGGACGGGTGGTGGGGCGGCTCGCCGCTTTCCGGCAGGGAAGCCCCGCCCTCGAGGTGCACACCGTGGCCGAGCTGCCGGTGCTCTGA
- a CDS encoding phosphoribosyltransferase family protein has product MRTYPVEIAGVRRDLPIVRVGPDVAVALLNLLGDTELTEAAAEELAKHLPEEAETLVTPEVKAVPLAHALSRITGKPYVVARKTEKPYMINPITRQVLSITTGKPQLLVLDGADLPLIRGRKVAIVDDVVSTGSTLSGLRELIESVGGEVVAVLAVFTEGTPRQDVIALGHLPLFKPE; this is encoded by the coding sequence GTGAGGACCTATCCGGTGGAGATCGCCGGGGTGCGGCGGGACCTGCCCATCGTTCGGGTGGGGCCGGACGTGGCCGTGGCCCTTTTGAACCTCCTGGGGGACACCGAGCTTACCGAGGCCGCTGCCGAGGAGCTGGCCAAGCACCTGCCCGAGGAGGCCGAGACCCTGGTCACACCCGAGGTCAAGGCCGTGCCCCTGGCCCACGCCCTGTCCCGGATCACGGGGAAGCCCTACGTGGTGGCCCGCAAGACGGAGAAGCCCTACATGATCAACCCCATCACCCGCCAGGTCCTCTCCATCACCACGGGAAAGCCCCAGCTCCTGGTCCTGGACGGGGCCGACCTGCCCCTGATCCGGGGGCGCAAGGTGGCCATCGTGGACGACGTGGTGTCCACGGGCTCCACCCTTTCGGGCCTCCGGGAGCTCATCGAGAGCGTGGGCGGGGAGGTGGTGGCCGTCCTGGCGGTCTTCACCGAGGGCACGCCCCGCCAGGACGTGATCGCCCTAGGCCACCTGCCCCTTTTCAAGCCGGAGTAG
- a CDS encoding FmdB family zinc ribbon protein has product MPVYVYKGLETGNYYEFEQGFWDEPLRAHPETGEPLKRVITPPAILFKGSGWHVKDYAKKEGGGKGAGSAGQGSEE; this is encoded by the coding sequence ATGCCGGTATACGTGTACAAGGGCCTGGAGACGGGCAACTACTACGAGTTCGAGCAAGGCTTCTGGGATGAGCCCTTGCGGGCGCACCCTGAGACTGGGGAGCCCCTCAAACGGGTGATCACCCCCCCGGCCATCCTGTTCAAGGGCTCCGGGTGGCATGTGAAGGACTACGCCAAGAAGGAAGGCGGGGGCAAGGGGGCGGGTTCCGCGGGCCAGGGCTCGGAGGAGTAG
- a CDS encoding bifunctional nuclease family protein, with amino-acid sequence MLSAKIETLGVDPQNGSVVVLLRAENDKLLPIVIGPLEAHHIVVALQGEKPPRPLTPDLLLSVMDMLHGKLQRVEITDLKDGTFYARLIVEHRGIDLEVDARPSDAMALALRVGAPILVAEEVLERAGVEEASLRPHGAAEA; translated from the coding sequence ATGCTGAGCGCCAAGATCGAGACCCTGGGCGTGGACCCCCAGAACGGGAGCGTGGTGGTTCTGCTCCGGGCGGAAAACGACAAGCTCCTCCCCATCGTGATCGGCCCCCTCGAGGCCCATCATATTGTGGTGGCCCTCCAGGGGGAGAAACCCCCTCGTCCCCTCACCCCCGACCTCCTGCTGTCTGTTATGGATATGCTCCATGGAAAGCTCCAACGGGTGGAGATTACCGACCTCAAGGATGGTACCTTCTACGCCCGCCTCATCGTGGAGCACCGGGGGATCGATCTGGAGGTGGATGCCCGCCCTTCCGACGCCATGGCCCTGGCCCTGCGGGTGGGGGCCCCCATCCTGGTGGCCGAGGAGGTGCTGGAGAGGGCTGGGGTGGAGGAGGCCAGCCTCAGGCCCCACGGGGCCGCGGAGGCTTAG
- a CDS encoding histidine triad nucleotide-binding protein, which produces MDCVFCRIIRGELPSRKVYEDEGFVAFHDIRPRAPVHVLVVPKEHVAKLSDYPDSEEGERRLGALFRTAGRVAKALGLEGYKLQVHVGAKGGQEVFHVHVHVMGSP; this is translated from the coding sequence ATGGACTGCGTCTTCTGCCGGATCATCCGGGGGGAGCTGCCCTCGAGGAAGGTGTACGAGGACGAGGGCTTCGTGGCCTTCCACGACATCAGGCCCCGGGCGCCCGTGCACGTCCTGGTGGTGCCCAAGGAGCACGTGGCCAAGCTTTCCGACTACCCCGACTCCGAAGAGGGGGAGCGGAGGCTTGGGGCCCTCTTCCGCACCGCGGGCCGGGTGGCCAAGGCCCTGGGGCTGGAGGGCTACAAGCTCCAGGTGCACGTGGGGGCGAAGGGAGGGCAGGAGGTCTTCCACGTGCACGTGCACGTCATGGGAAGCCCCTAA
- a CDS encoding DUF192 domain-containing protein: MERNPLFPLVGFALLIVLSLLSFTGYLLAARRLQTPPPPQTVTVLTQEGPHTLKARVIRSPEGQARGLGVRREELEALLYLFPQATDRSFTAEGYRFPVVVAFLDAQGQVLRVARLEPGERLSPGTAYRGLLEVREGLLELRPGDRVVP, from the coding sequence GTGGAGCGGAACCCCCTCTTCCCCCTGGTGGGCTTCGCCCTCCTCATCGTCCTCTCCCTGCTGTCCTTCACGGGCTACCTCCTGGCGGCCCGGAGGCTGCAGACCCCCCCGCCCCCCCAGACGGTGACGGTGCTCACCCAGGAGGGGCCTCACACCCTCAAGGCCCGGGTTATCCGCTCCCCGGAGGGACAGGCCCGGGGCCTCGGGGTGCGGCGGGAGGAGCTGGAAGCCCTCCTCTACCTCTTTCCCCAGGCCACGGACCGGTCCTTCACCGCCGAAGGCTACCGTTTCCCGGTGGTGGTGGCCTTCCTGGACGCCCAGGGCCAGGTCCTGCGGGTGGCGCGGCTGGAGCCCGGGGAGCGCCTGAGCCCCGGTACCGCCTACCGGGGCCTTCTGGAGGTGCGGGAGGGCCTTTTGGAGCTCCGCCCCGGGGACCGGGTGGTTCCCTGA
- a CDS encoding Nif3-like dinuclear metal center hexameric protein yields the protein MDRDELVRYLDAYLRIGDFPQDPSLNGLQVEGKREVRKVGAAVDAAEATFRRALEEGVDFLLVHHGLFWGKPFPIVGHHKRRLELLFQGGISLYAAHLPLDAHEEVGNNPVLARALGLVALEPYDVGVRGRFPQPTPLVRVADRLGQLTGMTPLVHQGGAEVVETVVIVSGGAAGLVGRVEADLFITGEPKHGVFHETFERGLNVIYAGHYDTEVFGVKALARHLEARFRLPWVFLDHPTGL from the coding sequence ATGGACCGGGACGAGCTGGTGCGCTACCTGGACGCCTACCTGCGGATCGGGGACTTTCCCCAGGACCCCTCCCTGAACGGCCTGCAGGTGGAGGGGAAGCGGGAGGTGCGCAAGGTGGGGGCGGCGGTGGACGCCGCCGAGGCCACCTTCCGCCGGGCCCTCGAGGAGGGGGTGGACTTCCTCCTGGTGCACCACGGCCTCTTTTGGGGGAAGCCCTTTCCCATCGTGGGCCACCACAAGCGCCGCCTGGAGCTCCTTTTCCAGGGGGGCATCAGCCTCTACGCCGCCCACCTGCCCCTGGACGCCCACGAGGAGGTGGGCAACAACCCCGTGCTGGCCCGGGCCCTGGGGCTTGTGGCCCTGGAGCCCTACGACGTGGGGGTGCGGGGCCGCTTCCCCCAACCCACCCCCCTGGTGCGGGTGGCGGACCGGCTGGGCCAGCTCACGGGCATGACCCCCCTGGTGCACCAGGGCGGGGCGGAGGTGGTGGAAACCGTGGTCATCGTCTCCGGCGGGGCGGCGGGGCTCGTGGGCCGGGTGGAGGCCGACCTCTTCATCACCGGGGAGCCCAAGCACGGCGTCTTCCACGAGACCTTCGAGCGGGGCCTCAACGTGATCTACGCCGGGCATTACGACACCGAGGTCTTCGGGGTGAAGGCCTTGGCCCGCCACCTGGAGGCCCGCTTCCGCCTGCCCTGGGTCTTCCTGGACCACCCCACAGGGCTATGA
- a CDS encoding S9 family peptidase, whose amino-acid sequence MGPEVLLRLRFLSDLTPGPEGFPLLLLTDIVEGEPPRYRSRLALFDGTLRLLTREEAKKPRYAHPYAYFLRKVGEAQELFRLDLRGGEAERLTETPGVLDYALGPGGEVAFLALKEAPKPGSPRVYEGWPFKFDGRGLLPEGNVALYLWKDGEKRLLLDRYPAPKEMAFAPEGLYLVMAEDVPAQAEGRDTLYLLQDGALQKVYGGVGPIFALEWSPEGLFFLGHAFERAGGTEARLYHLRDGEARVLLEGSLLNSVNSDLRYGAYPQGPRWGGDGVYLVRTEAGLARLYRVDLSGRAEALSAGGSVLAFTPTERGLFLLTEDFTRPARLEGPLGPFDPNEGVALPLAEPLYTEWESPEGHRVPGWVLLPEGPGPHPVILYIHGGPHTAFGRAPMLEFQLFRQAGYAVAFANPRGSTGYGQDFALLEGAWGERDEGDLLGFLDHVLVHFPLDPARVGVAGGSYGGYMVNWLTARHPGRFRAAVTDRSICNWLSFFGASDIGPRFTFLELLAKPWERPEILWEKSPLRLVHRVRTPTLVVHAEGDHRCPIDQGETWYTALLHLGVKTRFFRVPEEGHELSRSGRPDRRIARLKAYLDWWRENL is encoded by the coding sequence ATGGGACCGGAAGTTCTCCTCAGGCTCCGCTTCCTCTCCGACCTCACCCCTGGCCCCGAAGGGTTCCCCCTCCTCCTCCTCACGGACATCGTGGAGGGGGAGCCACCCCGGTACCGCTCCCGGCTCGCCCTCTTCGACGGCACCTTGCGCCTCCTCACCCGGGAGGAGGCCAAAAAGCCCCGCTACGCCCACCCCTACGCCTACTTCCTGCGCAAGGTGGGGGAAGCCCAGGAGCTCTTCCGCCTGGACCTCCGGGGGGGCGAGGCGGAGAGGCTCACGGAGACCCCGGGGGTTCTGGACTACGCCCTGGGCCCCGGGGGGGAGGTGGCCTTCCTGGCCCTCAAGGAGGCCCCGAAGCCCGGTAGCCCCCGGGTTTACGAGGGCTGGCCCTTCAAGTTCGACGGCCGCGGCCTCCTGCCCGAGGGCAACGTGGCCCTTTACCTCTGGAAGGACGGGGAGAAGCGCCTTCTTCTGGACCGCTACCCCGCCCCCAAGGAGATGGCCTTCGCCCCCGAGGGGCTCTACCTGGTGATGGCGGAGGACGTCCCGGCCCAGGCGGAGGGGCGGGACACCCTCTACCTCCTGCAGGATGGGGCTTTGCAAAAGGTCTACGGGGGGGTGGGCCCCATCTTCGCCCTGGAGTGGAGCCCGGAGGGGCTCTTCTTCCTGGGCCACGCCTTCGAGCGGGCCGGGGGCACGGAGGCCCGGCTCTACCACCTGCGGGACGGGGAGGCCCGGGTGCTCCTGGAGGGGAGCCTCCTGAACTCGGTGAACAGCGACCTGCGCTACGGCGCCTACCCCCAAGGGCCCCGGTGGGGCGGGGACGGGGTCTACCTGGTGCGCACCGAGGCGGGCCTGGCCCGGCTCTACCGGGTGGACCTCTCCGGCAGGGCGGAGGCCCTTTCCGCAGGGGGCAGCGTCCTCGCCTTCACCCCCACGGAGCGGGGCCTCTTCCTCCTCACCGAGGACTTCACCCGTCCGGCCCGCCTCGAGGGGCCCCTGGGTCCCTTCGACCCCAATGAGGGGGTTGCCCTCCCCCTAGCCGAGCCCCTTTACACCGAGTGGGAAAGCCCCGAAGGGCACCGGGTGCCGGGGTGGGTGCTGCTCCCGGAAGGGCCAGGACCCCACCCGGTCATCCTCTACATCCACGGGGGGCCCCACACCGCCTTCGGCCGGGCGCCCATGCTGGAGTTCCAGCTCTTCCGCCAGGCGGGGTACGCGGTGGCCTTCGCCAACCCCCGGGGCTCCACCGGCTACGGCCAGGACTTCGCCCTCCTGGAGGGGGCCTGGGGGGAAAGGGACGAGGGGGACCTCCTGGGCTTTCTGGACCACGTCCTGGTCCACTTCCCCCTGGACCCCGCCCGGGTGGGGGTGGCCGGGGGGAGCTACGGGGGGTACATGGTGAACTGGCTCACCGCCCGCCACCCCGGGCGCTTCCGGGCGGCGGTCACCGACCGGAGCATCTGCAACTGGCTGAGCTTCTTCGGGGCCAGCGACATCGGCCCCCGCTTCACCTTCCTGGAGCTCCTCGCCAAGCCCTGGGAGAGGCCGGAGATCCTTTGGGAGAAAAGCCCTTTGCGCCTCGTCCACCGGGTGCGGACCCCCACCCTTGTGGTCCACGCCGAAGGGGACCACCGCTGCCCCATCGACCAGGGGGAGACCTGGTACACCGCCCTCCTGCACCTGGGGGTGAAGACCCGCTTCTTCCGGGTGCCGGAGGAGGGGCACGAGCTCTCCCGCTCCGGCCGTCCCGACCGCCGCATCGCCCGGCTCAAGGCCTACCTGGACTGGTGGCGGGAGAACCTCTAG
- a CDS encoding roadblock/LC7 domain-containing protein, producing MEEALRELKATRGVRVAALLSEDGFVVEEVRDEEAPQAALLSARAATVLGTAKALAQTLAQEGVEEVMVEYPEGALLLVPLPGHHLLLLLDGMGSLGRARLALKKVLPQVEEALS from the coding sequence GTGGAAGAGGCCCTTAGAGAACTCAAGGCCACCCGGGGCGTGCGGGTGGCGGCCCTTCTCAGCGAGGACGGGTTCGTGGTGGAGGAGGTCCGGGACGAGGAGGCTCCCCAGGCGGCCCTCCTCTCGGCCCGGGCGGCCACCGTCTTGGGCACGGCCAAGGCCCTGGCCCAGACCCTGGCCCAGGAGGGGGTGGAGGAGGTCATGGTAGAGTACCCCGAGGGGGCCCTCCTTCTGGTGCCCCTGCCCGGCCACCACCTGCTTCTCCTGCTGGACGGGATGGGAAGCCTGGGCCGGGCCCGCCTGGCCCTGAAGAAGGTCCTGCCCCAAGTAGAGGAGGCGCTTTCATGA
- a CDS encoding DUF192 domain-containing protein codes for MAPRRWALLALFLLLGVGFALWALQRAPGEGPAFPRSTLWVEGEGVRHHLRVEVADTPERQARGLMFREALAEDEGMVFLFPAPTAGGFWMKNTLIPLSIAFFDREGMILRILDMEPCRADPCPVYHPGVIYQGALEVNQGWFARHGLTPGARVGGEALGFWPR; via the coding sequence ATGGCGCCCCGGCGCTGGGCCCTTTTGGCCTTGTTCCTCCTTCTGGGGGTAGGGTTTGCCCTCTGGGCCCTGCAGCGGGCCCCGGGGGAGGGCCCGGCCTTTCCCCGCAGCACCCTCTGGGTAGAGGGGGAGGGGGTCCGCCACCACCTGCGGGTGGAGGTGGCCGACACCCCCGAGCGCCAGGCCCGGGGCCTCATGTTCCGCGAGGCCCTGGCGGAGGACGAGGGCATGGTCTTCCTCTTCCCCGCCCCCACCGCGGGAGGCTTCTGGATGAAAAACACCCTGATCCCCCTCTCCATCGCCTTTTTCGACCGGGAGGGGATGATCCTGCGCATCCTGGACATGGAGCCCTGCCGGGCCGACCCCTGCCCCGTCTACCACCCGGGGGTGATCTACCAGGGTGCCCTGGAGGTGAACCAGGGCTGGTTTGCCCGGCACGGCCTCACCCCCGGGGCCCGGGTGGGGGGGGAGGCCCTCGGGTTTTGGCCTAGGTAG
- a CDS encoding 5-formyltetrahydrofolate cyclo-ligase: MDKPALRQRCLRLWRRLDREALSRQVVETLLPWLVARLPRHILLYHPLPHELDLLALPQRYPARYYLPKVAGEGLTVHPLGPLAPGPFGLLEPLTEAVDPGVLDLVVVPGLAFDRRGFRLGHGLGYYDRFLAAVGAESVGVVPEALLLPELPQDPWDVPVGYLATERGVWPVPRACPGPG; this comes from the coding sequence GTGGACAAGCCTGCCCTGCGCCAGCGGTGCCTGCGCCTTTGGCGGCGCCTGGACCGGGAGGCCCTCTCCCGGCAGGTGGTGGAGACCCTCCTGCCCTGGCTCGTGGCCCGTCTCCCTCGGCACATCCTCCTCTACCATCCCCTGCCCCACGAGCTGGACCTCCTGGCCTTGCCCCAGCGCTACCCCGCCCGCTACTACCTGCCCAAGGTGGCCGGGGAGGGGCTTACCGTGCACCCCCTGGGCCCCCTGGCCCCCGGGCCCTTCGGCCTCCTGGAGCCCCTCACGGAGGCGGTGGACCCCGGGGTCTTGGACCTGGTGGTGGTGCCGGGGCTGGCCTTTGACCGCCGGGGCTTCCGCCTGGGCCATGGCCTAGGGTACTACGACCGCTTCCTGGCCGCGGTGGGGGCGGAAAGCGTGGGGGTGGTGCCGGAGGCCCTGCTCCTCCCCGAGCTTCCCCAGGACCCCTGGGATGTTCCCGTGGGCTACCTGGCTACGGAGAGAGGGGTGTGGCCCGTCCCCCGAGCCTGCCCGGGGCCGGGCTAA
- a CDS encoding YbaB/EbfC family nucleoid-associated protein: protein MNLQKLLKEAQKAQKKAAEIQERLETLSVVGTAQGLVEVEANGHGRILALRLKPEALQAFADDPEGLEDLLLVAIQDAQRKAHELSEKEMSRELGGVGQMLGKLF from the coding sequence ATGAACCTGCAGAAGCTCCTGAAGGAAGCGCAGAAGGCCCAAAAGAAGGCCGCGGAGATCCAGGAGAGGCTGGAGACCCTAAGCGTGGTGGGCACGGCCCAGGGCCTGGTGGAGGTGGAGGCCAACGGCCACGGCAGGATCCTGGCCCTGCGCCTCAAGCCCGAGGCCTTGCAGGCCTTTGCCGACGACCCCGAGGGCCTGGAGGACCTCCTCTTGGTGGCCATCCAGGACGCCCAGAGGAAGGCCCATGAGCTCTCGGAAAAGGAGATGAGCCGGGAGCTGGGGGGCGTGGGGCAGATGCTGGGGAAGCTCTTTTAG
- the tmk gene encoding dTMP kinase → MRGVFLTLEGLDGSGKSTQARLLAQALEARGLRVRLTQEPGGGLPGVRDLLLKGEPLSPEAEYLLFSADRAEHVRRVILPALEAGFWVVSDRYLDSSLAYQGYGRGLSLPWLLAVAQEATGSLKPRLTFLLDLPPEEALGRVRDPDRLEGLGLPFFQRVREGYLELARAEPQRFRVVPAAAPVEEVHRAILAHLEGLLGVG, encoded by the coding sequence ATGAGGGGGGTGTTCCTGACCCTCGAGGGCCTGGACGGCTCGGGCAAGTCCACCCAGGCCCGGCTCCTGGCCCAGGCCCTGGAGGCCCGGGGGCTAAGGGTGCGCCTCACCCAGGAGCCCGGGGGAGGGCTTCCCGGGGTGCGGGACCTGCTCCTGAAAGGGGAACCCCTTTCCCCGGAGGCGGAGTACCTCCTCTTCAGCGCCGACCGGGCGGAACACGTGCGCCGGGTGATCCTCCCCGCCCTGGAGGCGGGCTTTTGGGTCGTCTCCGACCGCTACCTGGACTCCAGCCTGGCCTACCAGGGCTACGGCCGGGGCCTGTCCCTCCCCTGGTTGCTGGCGGTGGCCCAGGAGGCCACAGGGAGCCTGAAACCCAGGCTCACCTTCCTCCTGGACCTGCCCCCGGAGGAGGCCCTCGGGCGGGTCAGGGACCCCGACCGCCTGGAGGGGCTAGGCCTCCCCTTCTTCCAGAGGGTGCGGGAGGGGTACCTGGAGCTCGCCCGGGCCGAGCCCCAGCGCTTCCGGGTTGTCCCGGCCGCGGCCCCCGTGGAGGAGGTCCACCGGGCGATCCTGGCCCACCTCGAGGGCCTCCTGGGGGTAGGATAG
- the hemB gene encoding porphobilinogen synthase gives MDRPRRLRSPLLRPLVAGVDLSPRHLVLPLFVKEGGEPEEVPSMPGVFRHPLKALPRVGEEALKAGLGGVILFGVLPEAAKDPLGQGAYAEEGIVQRAIRLLKEELPGLLVMADTCLCEYTDHGHCGVVREGPSGFYVDNDATLELLAKTALSQAQAGADVVAPSAMMDGQVRAIREALDRGGFAHVPILSYAVKYASAFYGPFRDAAGSAPRFGDRAGYQMDPRAGLWDALREAHLDDLEGADLLMVKPALPYLDVLAALKGRFAKPLFAYQVSGEYAMLKAAGLKGWLDEGRAVLESLHALRRAGAQGILTYYALEAARWLREA, from the coding sequence ATGGACCGCCCCAGAAGGCTCCGCTCTCCCCTCCTCCGTCCCCTGGTGGCCGGGGTGGACCTCTCCCCCCGCCACCTGGTCCTGCCCCTCTTCGTGAAGGAGGGCGGGGAACCGGAAGAGGTCCCCTCCATGCCCGGGGTCTTCCGCCATCCCCTGAAGGCCCTCCCCCGGGTGGGGGAGGAGGCCCTGAAGGCAGGCCTGGGAGGGGTCATCCTCTTCGGCGTCCTGCCGGAAGCGGCCAAGGACCCCCTGGGCCAAGGGGCCTACGCGGAGGAGGGGATCGTGCAGCGGGCCATCCGCCTCCTCAAGGAGGAGCTGCCCGGGCTTCTGGTGATGGCCGACACCTGCCTCTGCGAGTACACGGACCACGGCCACTGCGGGGTGGTGCGGGAAGGCCCCTCGGGGTTTTATGTGGACAACGACGCCACCCTGGAGCTTTTGGCCAAGACCGCCCTCTCCCAGGCTCAGGCGGGGGCGGACGTGGTGGCCCCGAGCGCCATGATGGACGGCCAGGTGCGGGCCATCCGGGAGGCCCTGGACCGGGGGGGCTTTGCCCATGTGCCCATCCTCTCCTATGCGGTCAAGTACGCCTCCGCCTTCTACGGCCCCTTCCGGGATGCGGCGGGGAGCGCTCCCCGGTTCGGGGACCGCGCAGGCTATCAGATGGACCCGAGGGCGGGCCTCTGGGACGCCCTCAGGGAGGCCCACCTGGACGACCTGGAGGGGGCGGACCTCCTCATGGTCAAGCCGGCCCTGCCCTACCTGGACGTGCTCGCCGCCCTCAAGGGCCGCTTCGCCAAGCCCCTTTTCGCCTACCAGGTCTCCGGGGAGTACGCCATGCTGAAGGCGGCAGGCCTAAAGGGCTGGCTGGACGAAGGGCGGGCGGTTTTGGAAAGCCTCCATGCCCTGAGGCGGGCCGGGGCCCAGGGGATCCTCACCTACTACGCCCTGGAGGCGGCCCGCTGGCTCCGGGAAGCCTGA
- the recR gene encoding recombination mediator RecR, whose protein sequence is MRYPESLLKLARALSRLPGVGPKTAQRLALHLAFRREAAADLEAALRGLEGLGVCRLCGNLAEGELCPICQDAGRDRRVMAVVETVADLFALERSGEFRGLYHVLGGALNPLEGVGPKELNLESLWPRLAGVEEVVLATSMTVEGEATALYLAEELRRRGIRATRPAYGLPVGGSLEYADEVTLGRALEGRKPL, encoded by the coding sequence GTGAGGTACCCTGAAAGCCTTCTCAAGCTTGCCCGCGCCCTCTCCCGCCTGCCGGGGGTGGGCCCCAAGACCGCCCAGCGGCTGGCCCTGCACCTGGCCTTCCGCCGGGAGGCGGCGGCGGACCTGGAGGCCGCCCTCCGGGGTCTGGAGGGCCTTGGGGTCTGCCGCCTCTGCGGCAACCTGGCGGAGGGGGAGCTTTGCCCCATCTGCCAGGACGCGGGCCGCGACCGCCGGGTGATGGCCGTGGTGGAAACCGTGGCCGACCTCTTCGCCCTGGAGAGGAGCGGGGAGTTTCGGGGGCTTTACCACGTGCTGGGGGGGGCCCTGAACCCCCTGGAGGGCGTGGGGCCCAAGGAGCTCAACCTGGAGAGCCTCTGGCCGAGGCTTGCGGGGGTGGAGGAGGTGGTCCTGGCCACCTCCATGACCGTGGAAGGGGAGGCCACCGCCCTCTACCTGGCGGAGGAGCTCCGCCGCCGGGGGATCCGGGCCACCCGCCCGGCCTACGGCCTGCCCGTGGGGGGAAGCCTGGAGTACGCCGATGAGGTAACCCTGGGGCGGGCCTTGGAGGGCCGCAAACCCCTTTAG
- a CDS encoding roadblock/LC7 domain-containing protein encodes MAYLESLGPLKVRRAVLTGLDGLVIEALGRGAPPAEVLAAELASLVRHMAPLAGALSGEVRRFTVATEDQEVLALRVGDYILGAVIERGMDRKAIGQELSRIALRVQGL; translated from the coding sequence ATGGCCTACCTAGAGAGCCTGGGGCCTCTTAAGGTGCGGCGGGCGGTGCTCACCGGTCTGGACGGGCTGGTCATCGAGGCCCTGGGCCGGGGGGCGCCCCCGGCGGAGGTCCTGGCGGCGGAACTGGCCTCCCTGGTGCGGCACATGGCCCCTCTGGCGGGGGCCCTTTCCGGGGAGGTCCGCCGCTTCACCGTGGCCACGGAGGACCAGGAGGTGCTGGCCTTGCGGGTGGGAGACTACATCCTAGGGGCGGTGATCGAGCGGGGAATGGACCGCAAGGCCATAGGCCAGGAGCTTTCCCGCATCGCCCTGCGGGTGCAGGGCCTTTGA